The proteins below come from a single Pieris brassicae chromosome 1, ilPieBrab1.1, whole genome shotgun sequence genomic window:
- the LOC123708700 gene encoding uncharacterized protein LOC123708700 isoform X2: MLMDLDSANKTKLQDKTLDPYIPQALQNGDTVQFGQVFGIFRLLEDETDLPMTQALEIPETPVLKKHVSKINYTAIIPESPEVSDRDDSFITPSQPQIVSKHSNNFVKPSGKPSFNKPGSQNDKNNVNWNSSKKSESFQFDSGLKTVQVVSVKSEDTINQKGFHKLHTQITDGSIDNNKNNVSIYEADTQLPYEDKLNFSNLTNETKANGHKDVHDLDTQIPDNCNDPYEYNASVFKANTKMPDDFYDMETQVHVTDNLPNVCTIETSVHMELDINKDISIFDAETQQFFIEPKPENQTVNEKCKSHEASDDIILFDEISSQSIEDNLDSQAILPSSPNANLSNTPENVRNVANCDDFDNLPTQIITTNSSERNEEHIDDIDILPTQIILTQNNTTNVNPLGVSNITDAEEDITDCEDNLEQNHESTKDKDTKFEDLQTQIISEDLENGKSSDASNCNYEDMLTQVIVPEEDTTLKCKVLKQIITINDNFKVPKPTPRKVKRQMNLTEYLNKPNPLKKKPAVSEDDDPNYYAATQDIIGDLCTQTDPQNITKDLNDPGDETKINEIISGLSSQEVREIVGVEKKSNLKTFPSDSSDCETTPSKPFKFMCTDLPNSQEIKTSITAQSKTITDVLSDSESEKESEEGTPILFKKKKKLSEVKLDLLRKFDADDLPTRISMRVKKPTKRFLNSSKSVNETILKSHYIPDQEENIDADIVTENILRLKSEKTRKSADASKLNFTKEPEEIPKREKRITGINTEEPTTSKETKAKRTSKSKDGKVSETIKVKIVKPTKRGRPKTDKAEEKPETSDDGGSITRQTRSRESKVNLKGILKRRSSYNDISNGVETEPLRRSRRRKCTKDGDESEVYSSSNNSPGLKRHAFANDELPAKKHRPATSLGLLTNLRATSGRRQKTHYVLFTAFPANEVKSQLESLGAVLVTDVKACTVVLTLQIKRTFKLLCAVGLGKPIVGRQWVQACIDNNVIVEPWYYLIQDEVSEQRFNFKLEQTLQSKRNFLKGLYVSCTPSVMPNAQEMKLIVECSGGKWKEALAAPKSKWLVVSTPVDKALWPAIKKKGGIIVSNEFILDGVLKQTLEIEQNRLD, translated from the exons atgctGATGGACCTTGATTcagcaaataaaacaaaactgcaagat aaaacaTTGGATCCTTACATTCCCCAAGCATTACAAAATGGAGACACTGTACAGTTTGGTCAAGTATTTGGTATATTTAGATTACTGGAAGATGAAACTGATCTACCAATGACACAAGCATTAGAGATCCCAGAAACACCTGTCTTAAAAAAGCATGTATCTAAAATAAACTACACTGCTATAATACCAGAATCGCCAGAAGTCAGTGATAgg GACGACTCATTTATTACTCCGTCACAGCCACAAATAGTTAGTAAACactcaaataattttgttaagcCATCTGGAAAACCAAGTTTTAATAAACCAGGTAgtcaaaatgataaaaataatgttaactgGAATTCTTCAAAGAAATCAGAATCATTTCAATTTGATTCTGGTCTTAAAACTGTACAAGTTGTGTCTGTTAAATCAGAAGATACCATCAACCAAAAAGGATTTCACAAATTACATACACAAATTACTGATGGAAgtattgacaataataaaaacaatgtgtCTATTTATGAAGCTGATACACAATTACCTTATGAAGATAAACTGAACTTTTCTAATCTTACAAATGAAACTAAGGCTAATGGTCACAAAGATGTTCACGATTTAGATACGCAAATTCCTGATAACTGTAATGACCCCTACGAATACAATGCCTCTGTTTTTAAAGCAAACACGAAAATGCCTGATGATTTTTACGACATGGAGACCCAAGTTCATGTTACAGACAATTTACCAAATGTTTGTACAATAGAGACATCAGTGCATATGGAACTTGATATAAACAAAGATATTAGTATATTTGATGCAGAAACACagcaattttttatagaaccaaAACCAGAAAACCAAACtgtaaatgaaaaatgtaaaagtCATGAAGCCTCTGACGATATAATTCTTTTTGATGAAATTAGTAGCCAGTCCATAGAAGATAATTTGGATTCGCAAGCTATTTTGCCATCTAGTCCAAATGCGAACTTAAGTAACACTCCAGAAAACGTCCGAAATGTTGCTAATTGTGATGATTTTGATAATTTGCCGACAcaaattattactactaactCTTCCGAAAGAAATGAAGAACACATTGATGATATAGACATTTTACCaactcaaataattttaacacaaaacaatacaaCTAACGTAAATCCCCTGGGAGTTTCTAACATAACAGATGCAGAAGAAGACATAACCGACTGTGAAGATAATTTAGAACAAAACCACGAGTCTACAAAAGACAAAGACACAAAATTCGAAGATTtacaaacacaaataatatcaGAGGATCTTGAAAATGGAAAATCTAGTGATGCTTCAAACTGTAATTATGAAGACATGTTAACACAG gtGATAGTACCAGAAGAAGATACAACACTTAAATGCAAAgtcttaaaacaaattataactatCAACGATAACTTTAAAGTACCGAAACCTACACCACGAAAAGTTAAAAGACAAATGAACCTAAcagaatatttaaacaaaccaAATCCCCTCAAAAAGAAACCTGCAGTTTCTGAAGACGACGATCCAAACTATTACGCAGCTACACAAGATATTATAGGAGATTTATGTACACAAACAGATCCccaaaatattactaaagaCTTAAATGATCCAGGTGACGAAACtaaaatcaatgaaataatttctGGTTTATCCAGTCAAGAAGTAAGAGAGATAGTTggtgtagaaaaaaaatcaaatcttaAAACATTTCCCAGTGACAGTTCAGATTGTGAAACTACACCTTCTAaaccatttaaatttatgtgtaCTGATTTACCAAATagtcaagaaataaaaactagtATTACTGCTCAAAGCAAGACCATCACAGATGTATTAAGTGATTCTGAATCCGAAAAAGAGTCTGAAGAAGGCACgccaatattatttaaaaagaagaagaaactCAGTGAAGTTAAGCTAGACCTACTGCGGAAGTTCGATGCCGACGACCTGCCTACTAGAATTTCTATGCGAGTAAAAAAACCCACTAAGAGATTCTTGAACAGTTCTAAAAGTGTTAATGAAACTATACTGAAGTCGCATTATATTCCAGATCAAGAGGAAAACATTGATGCAGACATAGTTACTGAAAATATCTTGCGCCTTAAAAGTGAAAAGACAAGAAAGTCAGCAGATGCTTCCaaacttaattttacaaaGGAACCAGAAGAAATTCCCAAACGAGAAAAAAGGATAACAGGAATCAATACCGAAGAACCGACTACCTCAAAGGAAACTAAAGCAAAGAGAACCTCAAAATCTAAAGATGGCAAAGTTAGTGagacaattaaagtaaaaatagttaaacCTACCAAGCGCGGACGACCAAAAACAGATAAGGCCGAAGAAAAACCAGAGACAAGTGACGATGGGGGCTCTATTACACGACAAACACGAAGTCGTGAGTCCAAAGTAAATCTGAAAGGGATACTAAAGAGACGGAGTTCATACAATGATATATCGAATGGAGTAGAAACTGAACCGCTCAGGCGAAGTCGAAGGCGAAAATGTACGAAGGACGGTGACGAGAGCGAAGTCTATAGTTCGTCTAATAATTCACCTGGACTTAAAAGACATGCGTTTGCTAATGATGAACTACCCGCTAAAAAACATAGACCGGCGACCTCACTTGGACTGCTCACAAATTTGAGAGCAACCTCAGGGAGAAGACAGAAAACCCACTATGTACTATTCACCGCATTCCCCGCTAACGAAGTAAAAAGCCAATTGGAGAGTTTAG GTGCAGTCCTTGTTACTGACGTAAAAGCATGTACAGTAGTGTTGACGCTACAAATAAAAcggacatttaaattattatgtgcGGTGGGGCTTGGGAAGCCTATAGTTGGGCGGCAGTGGGTTCAAGCCTGCATCGATAACAACGTTATTGTCG AACCCTGGTACTACTTGATTCAGGACGAAGTCTCCGAACAGAGGTTCAATTTCAAACTGGAGCAAACGTTGCAGAGCAAAAGGAACTTTCTTAAAGGCCTATACGTCTCTTGCACGCCTAGTGTTATGCCTAACGCTCAGGAGATGAAAT TGATCGTAGAATGTTCGGGAGGCAAGTGGAAGGAAGCTTTAGCTGCTCCCAAATCAAAATGGCTGGTTGTGTCGACACCCGTTGATAAGGCATTGTGGCCCGCTATCAAGAAGAAAGGTGGTATTATCGTTTCTAACGAATTTATTCTCGATGGAGTTTTAAAACAGACATTAGAAATTGAACAGAATAGATTGGATTAA
- the LOC123715541 gene encoding uncharacterized protein LOC123715541 produces the protein MPEDTKTQGKNKNGPKEQRKRRGRQSGPENKQEKESETVKPSTKAPEKSEKPTYEPPPPEFYKNLKKETDEILKITEEANSKYKKKEILSNWAKYEMPIESYEEIDEQENLGADYETLANMPLSIGGHFQFKHEKSWDENSGPSPYDKYFDINMENLYTALSSIPFFERNNIDQSIFSETDIQNMTHRAMKFKQKYYNDKKYMTPDMEAQEKILKTLTLHDDTKYVEATNDKEIDVLPEINSEKKDAIMDNSIDASHNIKIQNIKEPSITLHSENDINELSENTEPQILKEKDNLKHVLDLKDNINVPIKKDIEVEQHNVKMTSESKVTALKPKNPVIESPEDLEKWLDDFLDG, from the exons atGCCGGAAGATACAAAAACGCA gggtaaaaataaaaatggacCAAAAGAGCAACGTAAACGCCGAGGCCGACAATCTGGTCCTGAAAATAAGCAAGAAAAAGAATCTGAGACAGTAAAACCTTCAACTAAAG CTCCTGAGAAATCTGAAAAGCCTACCTATGAACCACCCCCTCCAGAATTTTATAAGAAtctaaaaaaagaaactgaTGAAATACTCAAGATTACGGAGGAAGCAAACTCAAAgtataaaaagaaagaaatactCAGTAATTGGGCTAAGTATGAGATGCCCATAGAGAGTTATGAAGAAATTGATGAACAAGAGAACTTGGGTGCTGATTATGAg acCTTAGCCAACATGCCATTGTCTATTGGAGgtcattttcaatttaaacatGAAAAATCATGGGATGAAAATAGTGGACCTTCTCCTTATGATAAGTATTTTGATATCAATATGGAGAACTTATATACAGCTCTTTCAAGCATACCATTTTTTGAAAGAAACAATATAGATCAATCTATCTTTAGTGAAACAGACATTCAAAATATGACCCATCGTGCAATGAAGTTTAAACAAAAGTACTACAATGATAAGAAATATATGACACCAGATATGGAGGCTCAAGAAAAAATTCTAAAGACATTAACTTTACATGATGACACTAAGTATGTAGAAGCAACTAATGATAAAGAAATTGATGTTCTACCCGAAATTAATTCAGAAAAAAAAGATGCTATTATGGATAATTCAATAGATGCTTctcataacattaaaatacaaaacataaaagaaCCTAGTATTACATTACACAGTGAAAATGATATCAATGAACTTAGTGAAAATACCGAACCACagatattgaaagaaaaagaCAATTTGAAACATGTCTTGGATCtgaaagataatattaatgtaccaattaaaaaagatatagaAGTTGAACAGCATAATGTCAAAATGACTTCAGAGAgtaaag TCACTGCTTTGAAACCAAAGAATCCTGTCATAGAATCACCTGAAGATCTTGAAAAATGGCTTGATGACTTCTTAGATGGATAA
- the LOC123712272 gene encoding uncharacterized protein LOC123712272 has protein sequence MPKEEGKKESSEGEDIPSDFFDDFCKDDFMEVIDSWNDDTKDSRPTLNEKALDNVEDLRELIPNQNRKNSSKQHSPHETEYEDQRLNEYIRPGSRRDPNKTKQAIKRDKEVKVKELLAKHLESMDDIRPPGTELDDYFDESRNSEKKKFVEEVTRRHMSEKRPRSPSPFKHAVERRKDSPRNRRESPLRKRRDSPSRHRRDSPLRFRRGTPRHNRDSPVRIRREWSPKRREIRGFRDRGHNRFSPVYISRRPHVLHRSPRRSPKRYQSPDLRRERRSRSPYKRYTSRSISQSRREEIKDHDDKYLYDASQYVQNTGPSYQQPPESFAAYTEPYYPPEAVPQPVPAPINSMPAPNMVPAPFQMSSGNLQNLDTNTATQCDALAKLVADGKLSHEDYLKLAPIKGATPNMDPKERVAVLNRCRIAMENLCKLGLPNRLLMNTRIKPQKEEKQTTQFPGKKFCSPLKRQGAVEYHFSKSSKSLMVQRNKEIIDSIISALSLEKIVAKPKKVQKDMRDASVQTTLPVCDVCDIRESTKFSDMSTSVNPEYFSSSVHTQVIEEDLYSSKSLFNPSGSSSSGPPISIAHLTPAQLVSQLAARAKTLKHTDTSHSAPRRNFDNYHRGGNQYPNSNYNNYRYQ, from the exons ATGCCCAAAGAAGAGGGAAAAAAAGAATCTTCCGAGGGGGAAGATATTCCCAGTGACTTTTTTGATGACTTTTGCAAAGATGATTTTATGGAAGTTATTGATAGTTGGAATGATGACACTAAGGATTCCCGACCAACACTTAATGAAAAGGCTCTTGACAATGTAGAAGATTTACGAGAGCTGATACCAAACCAAAACCGGAAAAACTCAAGCAAACAACACAGTCCACATGAGACAGAGTATGAAGATCAACGTTTGAATGAATACATACGCCCCGGAAGTCGTCGGGAtcctaataaaacaaaacaagccATCAAGAGAGACAAGGAAGTTAAAGTTAAAGAACTTCTTGCAAAACATCTAGAATCCATGGATGATATTAGACCACCAGGGACTGAATTGGATGATTATTTTGATGAAAGCAGAAACAGCGAAAAAAAGAAATTCGTTGAAGAAGTAACCAGGAGGCATATGAGTGAGAAACGACCACGGTCACCGTCCCCCTTCAAGCATGCAGTGGAGAGAAGAAAAGACTCGCCAAGGAATCGTCGCGAATCACCTTTAAGGAAACGTAGAGATTCACCATCCAGGCATCGTCGGGACTCGCCGCTAAGATTTCGTCGAGGAACTCCAAGGCACAATCGTGATTCACCAGTGCGGATTCGTCGTGAATGGTCGCCAAAACGTAGAGAAATACGAGGATTTCGCGACCGCGGACACAATCGTTTCAGCCCTGTTTACATTTCGCGCCGACCTCATGTTTTACATCGGAGCCCACGTCGCAGTCCAAAGAGATATCAGAGTCCAGATTTAAGGCGGGAACGCCGATCTAGATCACCATACAAGCGTTATACATCGCGTTCTATTTCACAGTCCCGAAGAGAAGAAATTAAGGATCatgatgataaatatttatatgatgcATCGCAATATGTGCAAAATACGGGTCCATCATATCAGCAGCCTCCAGAAAGTTTTGCTGCTTACACAGAACCATACTACCCTCCTGAAGCCGTGCCACAACCAGTTCCTGCTCCAATCAACTCTATGCCAGCACCTAATATGGTTCCAGCACCTTTTCAAATGTCATCTGGTAACTTACAAAATCTGGACACCAATACAGCTACACAATGTGATGCTTTGGCTAAG TTGGTTGCTGATGGAAAACTTTCACATGAAGATTATTTAAAGCTAGCACCAATTAAag GTGCTACACCTAACATGGATCCTAAAGAAAGAGTTGCTG TGCTGAATCGCTGTAGGATAGCAATGGAAAATCTTTGTAAATTGGGACTGCCAAATCGTTTGCTCATGAACACTAGGATCAAACCTCAAAAGGAGGAGAAGCAGACAACACAATTTCCTGGCAAGAAGTTTTGCTCTCCTCTCAAAAGGCAGGGTGCTGTAGAGTATCATTTCTCTAAAAGTAGTAAATCATTGATGGTACAACGCAACAAGGAGATCATAGATTCAATAATCTCGGCTTTATCTTTGGAAAAGATTGTTGCAAAGCCGAAGAAGGTGCAAAAAGACATGAGGGATGCTTCAGTACAGACAACTTTGCCTGTTTGTGATGTGTGTGATATTCGTGAATCAACCAAGTTTAGTGATATGAGTACATCAGTAAATCCTGAATATTTTTCATCCTCGGTACACACTCAAGTGATTGAAGAAGACTTGTATAGCTCCAAATCATTATTCAACCCAAGTGGCAGCAGCAGCAGTGGCCCGCCAATCTCCATAGCTCATCTGACACCTGCACAACTTGTCTCCCAGCTAGCAGCAAGAGCCAAGACCTTGAAGCATACAGACACTTCACATTCAGCTCCTAGAAGAAATTTTGATAATTACCATAGAGGTGGTAATCAATATCCAAATtcaaactataataattatcgatatcaataa
- the LOC123708700 gene encoding uncharacterized protein LOC123708700 isoform X1 produces MELTQRLESTQQTFGNTSEIRGPEQIGFLGICGTKYPVVKGPNKIGRDPQTCNIVLNLNSISRQHAVLNVLNKNNFMLMDLDSANKTKLQDKTLDPYIPQALQNGDTVQFGQVFGIFRLLEDETDLPMTQALEIPETPVLKKHVSKINYTAIIPESPEVSDRDDSFITPSQPQIVSKHSNNFVKPSGKPSFNKPGSQNDKNNVNWNSSKKSESFQFDSGLKTVQVVSVKSEDTINQKGFHKLHTQITDGSIDNNKNNVSIYEADTQLPYEDKLNFSNLTNETKANGHKDVHDLDTQIPDNCNDPYEYNASVFKANTKMPDDFYDMETQVHVTDNLPNVCTIETSVHMELDINKDISIFDAETQQFFIEPKPENQTVNEKCKSHEASDDIILFDEISSQSIEDNLDSQAILPSSPNANLSNTPENVRNVANCDDFDNLPTQIITTNSSERNEEHIDDIDILPTQIILTQNNTTNVNPLGVSNITDAEEDITDCEDNLEQNHESTKDKDTKFEDLQTQIISEDLENGKSSDASNCNYEDMLTQVIVPEEDTTLKCKVLKQIITINDNFKVPKPTPRKVKRQMNLTEYLNKPNPLKKKPAVSEDDDPNYYAATQDIIGDLCTQTDPQNITKDLNDPGDETKINEIISGLSSQEVREIVGVEKKSNLKTFPSDSSDCETTPSKPFKFMCTDLPNSQEIKTSITAQSKTITDVLSDSESEKESEEGTPILFKKKKKLSEVKLDLLRKFDADDLPTRISMRVKKPTKRFLNSSKSVNETILKSHYIPDQEENIDADIVTENILRLKSEKTRKSADASKLNFTKEPEEIPKREKRITGINTEEPTTSKETKAKRTSKSKDGKVSETIKVKIVKPTKRGRPKTDKAEEKPETSDDGGSITRQTRSRESKVNLKGILKRRSSYNDISNGVETEPLRRSRRRKCTKDGDESEVYSSSNNSPGLKRHAFANDELPAKKHRPATSLGLLTNLRATSGRRQKTHYVLFTAFPANEVKSQLESLGAVLVTDVKACTVVLTLQIKRTFKLLCAVGLGKPIVGRQWVQACIDNNVIVEPWYYLIQDEVSEQRFNFKLEQTLQSKRNFLKGLYVSCTPSVMPNAQEMKLIVECSGGKWKEALAAPKSKWLVVSTPVDKALWPAIKKKGGIIVSNEFILDGVLKQTLEIEQNRLD; encoded by the exons ATGGAGCTGACTCAACGGTTGGAGAGTACACAACAAacattcggaaatacttctgaAATACGGGGTCCTGAACAG attgGTTTTTTAGGAATATGTGGAACTAAGTATCCAGTTGTGAAAGGGCCAAACAAGATAGGTAGAGATCCCCAAACATGCAATATTGTTCTAAATCTAAAT TCCATATCCCGTCAACATGCTGTgctcaatgtattaaataaaaataatttcatgctGATGGACCTTGATTcagcaaataaaacaaaactgcaagat aaaacaTTGGATCCTTACATTCCCCAAGCATTACAAAATGGAGACACTGTACAGTTTGGTCAAGTATTTGGTATATTTAGATTACTGGAAGATGAAACTGATCTACCAATGACACAAGCATTAGAGATCCCAGAAACACCTGTCTTAAAAAAGCATGTATCTAAAATAAACTACACTGCTATAATACCAGAATCGCCAGAAGTCAGTGATAgg GACGACTCATTTATTACTCCGTCACAGCCACAAATAGTTAGTAAACactcaaataattttgttaagcCATCTGGAAAACCAAGTTTTAATAAACCAGGTAgtcaaaatgataaaaataatgttaactgGAATTCTTCAAAGAAATCAGAATCATTTCAATTTGATTCTGGTCTTAAAACTGTACAAGTTGTGTCTGTTAAATCAGAAGATACCATCAACCAAAAAGGATTTCACAAATTACATACACAAATTACTGATGGAAgtattgacaataataaaaacaatgtgtCTATTTATGAAGCTGATACACAATTACCTTATGAAGATAAACTGAACTTTTCTAATCTTACAAATGAAACTAAGGCTAATGGTCACAAAGATGTTCACGATTTAGATACGCAAATTCCTGATAACTGTAATGACCCCTACGAATACAATGCCTCTGTTTTTAAAGCAAACACGAAAATGCCTGATGATTTTTACGACATGGAGACCCAAGTTCATGTTACAGACAATTTACCAAATGTTTGTACAATAGAGACATCAGTGCATATGGAACTTGATATAAACAAAGATATTAGTATATTTGATGCAGAAACACagcaattttttatagaaccaaAACCAGAAAACCAAACtgtaaatgaaaaatgtaaaagtCATGAAGCCTCTGACGATATAATTCTTTTTGATGAAATTAGTAGCCAGTCCATAGAAGATAATTTGGATTCGCAAGCTATTTTGCCATCTAGTCCAAATGCGAACTTAAGTAACACTCCAGAAAACGTCCGAAATGTTGCTAATTGTGATGATTTTGATAATTTGCCGACAcaaattattactactaactCTTCCGAAAGAAATGAAGAACACATTGATGATATAGACATTTTACCaactcaaataattttaacacaaaacaatacaaCTAACGTAAATCCCCTGGGAGTTTCTAACATAACAGATGCAGAAGAAGACATAACCGACTGTGAAGATAATTTAGAACAAAACCACGAGTCTACAAAAGACAAAGACACAAAATTCGAAGATTtacaaacacaaataatatcaGAGGATCTTGAAAATGGAAAATCTAGTGATGCTTCAAACTGTAATTATGAAGACATGTTAACACAG gtGATAGTACCAGAAGAAGATACAACACTTAAATGCAAAgtcttaaaacaaattataactatCAACGATAACTTTAAAGTACCGAAACCTACACCACGAAAAGTTAAAAGACAAATGAACCTAAcagaatatttaaacaaaccaAATCCCCTCAAAAAGAAACCTGCAGTTTCTGAAGACGACGATCCAAACTATTACGCAGCTACACAAGATATTATAGGAGATTTATGTACACAAACAGATCCccaaaatattactaaagaCTTAAATGATCCAGGTGACGAAACtaaaatcaatgaaataatttctGGTTTATCCAGTCAAGAAGTAAGAGAGATAGTTggtgtagaaaaaaaatcaaatcttaAAACATTTCCCAGTGACAGTTCAGATTGTGAAACTACACCTTCTAaaccatttaaatttatgtgtaCTGATTTACCAAATagtcaagaaataaaaactagtATTACTGCTCAAAGCAAGACCATCACAGATGTATTAAGTGATTCTGAATCCGAAAAAGAGTCTGAAGAAGGCACgccaatattatttaaaaagaagaagaaactCAGTGAAGTTAAGCTAGACCTACTGCGGAAGTTCGATGCCGACGACCTGCCTACTAGAATTTCTATGCGAGTAAAAAAACCCACTAAGAGATTCTTGAACAGTTCTAAAAGTGTTAATGAAACTATACTGAAGTCGCATTATATTCCAGATCAAGAGGAAAACATTGATGCAGACATAGTTACTGAAAATATCTTGCGCCTTAAAAGTGAAAAGACAAGAAAGTCAGCAGATGCTTCCaaacttaattttacaaaGGAACCAGAAGAAATTCCCAAACGAGAAAAAAGGATAACAGGAATCAATACCGAAGAACCGACTACCTCAAAGGAAACTAAAGCAAAGAGAACCTCAAAATCTAAAGATGGCAAAGTTAGTGagacaattaaagtaaaaatagttaaacCTACCAAGCGCGGACGACCAAAAACAGATAAGGCCGAAGAAAAACCAGAGACAAGTGACGATGGGGGCTCTATTACACGACAAACACGAAGTCGTGAGTCCAAAGTAAATCTGAAAGGGATACTAAAGAGACGGAGTTCATACAATGATATATCGAATGGAGTAGAAACTGAACCGCTCAGGCGAAGTCGAAGGCGAAAATGTACGAAGGACGGTGACGAGAGCGAAGTCTATAGTTCGTCTAATAATTCACCTGGACTTAAAAGACATGCGTTTGCTAATGATGAACTACCCGCTAAAAAACATAGACCGGCGACCTCACTTGGACTGCTCACAAATTTGAGAGCAACCTCAGGGAGAAGACAGAAAACCCACTATGTACTATTCACCGCATTCCCCGCTAACGAAGTAAAAAGCCAATTGGAGAGTTTAG GTGCAGTCCTTGTTACTGACGTAAAAGCATGTACAGTAGTGTTGACGCTACAAATAAAAcggacatttaaattattatgtgcGGTGGGGCTTGGGAAGCCTATAGTTGGGCGGCAGTGGGTTCAAGCCTGCATCGATAACAACGTTATTGTCG AACCCTGGTACTACTTGATTCAGGACGAAGTCTCCGAACAGAGGTTCAATTTCAAACTGGAGCAAACGTTGCAGAGCAAAAGGAACTTTCTTAAAGGCCTATACGTCTCTTGCACGCCTAGTGTTATGCCTAACGCTCAGGAGATGAAAT TGATCGTAGAATGTTCGGGAGGCAAGTGGAAGGAAGCTTTAGCTGCTCCCAAATCAAAATGGCTGGTTGTGTCGACACCCGTTGATAAGGCATTGTGGCCCGCTATCAAGAAGAAAGGTGGTATTATCGTTTCTAACGAATTTATTCTCGATGGAGTTTTAAAACAGACATTAGAAATTGAACAGAATAGATTGGATTAA